A region of Faecalibacterium taiwanense DNA encodes the following proteins:
- a CDS encoding protein phosphatase 2C domain-containing protein — MKKSLLSANRFVFQKALREESLAGMGTTAVCALVRGGKVFLCHAGDSRAYLYRDGRLAQLTHDHSYVQELVDCGTITVEEAEHHPQKNIITKALGVDYRLDSEFTTAPLQKGDILLLCSDGLTNAVPREQLEQLLRTGRFYDLPDLLIRTANENGGPDNITALLLCVEEVR, encoded by the coding sequence TTGAAAAAGAGCCTGCTCAGCGCCAACCGCTTTGTGTTCCAGAAGGCCCTGCGTGAGGAATCGCTGGCGGGCATGGGCACCACGGCTGTGTGCGCACTGGTGCGCGGCGGCAAGGTGTTCCTGTGTCATGCAGGCGACTCGCGGGCGTACCTGTACCGGGACGGCAGGCTTGCCCAGCTCACCCACGACCACTCCTATGTGCAGGAGCTGGTGGACTGCGGCACCATTACCGTGGAGGAAGCCGAGCACCACCCTCAGAAGAACATCATCACCAAGGCGCTGGGCGTGGACTACCGGCTGGACTCGGAGTTCACCACCGCACCGCTGCAGAAAGGGGATATCCTGCTGCTGTGCTCGGACGGCCTGACCAATGCCGTGCCCAGAGAACAGCTGGAACAGCTGCTGCGCACCGGCAGGTTCTACGACCTGCCGGACCTTCTGATCCGCACGGCCAACGAGAACGGCGGCCCGGATAACATCACCGCGCTGCTGCTGTGTGTGGAGGAGGTGCGCTGA
- the pknB gene encoding Stk1 family PASTA domain-containing Ser/Thr kinase, translating into MDNLIGKKLDGLYEVRELIGSGGMANVYKAVMLGHNGPVPAGTVVAVKVLRQEYMHDPDLVRRFKNESKAISLLNHPNIVKVYDVSVNDDLQYIVMEYVDGMTLREYLNQRGGRLTNRETVHFISQILKALEHAHANGVVHRDIKPQNIMLLDNGQLRMMDFGIARISRAENQLLSGKAMGSVHYISPEQAKGDETDCTSDIYSVGVMMYEMLSGHLPFDADDMVEVAIKQISDQPKSLHEIAPEVPNALVEITEKAMAKLPQNRYASAREMLDALDTYVHNPSVMFEYKYITEDAPEKVVKRTMNQNRANRQAEKPAPRGKKAAPRKKKRTIFLPALFGVTIAFALACLALCWMILNDSSNLMNNKADITLGDYIGMTQDEAAATEQVVSGQISVTWEQEYNSNYAAGYIYKQSPVSGRTVREGQNVTLTVSLGTQYVTVPDLTNYVQADAEQQLKELGVSVLVTQAVDTSVASGAVIRTDPAAGSQVAAGSTVVMYISRPQVATTTKVPSLTGMSTADARTLLVQNHLGLGSQTEQYSDQPVGTVISQNPAAGSTTKLNGRVNIVVSAGPEPAPEPEAPSDSTTGGDWWSGLFGSGSSSSSTETGTEQGTAGSGDPSQKPLTDWWSSLLS; encoded by the coding sequence ATGGACAACCTGATCGGCAAAAAGCTGGACGGCCTGTATGAGGTGCGGGAGCTGATCGGTTCCGGCGGCATGGCAAACGTCTACAAGGCGGTCATGCTGGGGCACAACGGCCCGGTGCCTGCCGGTACCGTGGTGGCGGTAAAGGTGCTGCGGCAGGAGTATATGCACGACCCGGACCTTGTGCGCCGCTTTAAAAATGAATCCAAGGCCATCTCGCTGCTGAACCACCCCAACATCGTAAAAGTGTACGATGTATCGGTGAATGATGATCTGCAGTATATCGTGATGGAATATGTGGACGGCATGACATTGCGCGAGTACCTTAACCAGCGCGGCGGCAGGCTGACCAACCGGGAGACCGTGCACTTCATCTCCCAGATCTTAAAGGCGCTGGAACATGCCCACGCCAACGGTGTGGTGCACCGGGACATCAAGCCCCAGAACATCATGCTTTTGGACAACGGCCAGCTGCGCATGATGGATTTTGGCATTGCGCGCATCTCCCGTGCCGAGAACCAGCTGCTGAGCGGCAAGGCCATGGGCAGCGTGCACTATATCAGCCCGGAGCAGGCCAAGGGCGATGAGACCGACTGCACCAGCGATATCTACTCGGTGGGCGTGATGATGTACGAGATGCTCAGCGGTCATCTGCCCTTTGATGCAGACGACATGGTGGAAGTTGCCATCAAGCAGATCTCCGATCAGCCGAAGTCTTTGCACGAGATCGCGCCGGAGGTGCCGAATGCACTGGTGGAGATCACCGAAAAGGCCATGGCAAAGCTGCCGCAGAACCGCTACGCATCCGCCCGCGAAATGCTGGATGCGCTGGACACCTACGTGCACAACCCCTCCGTGATGTTCGAGTACAAGTATATTACAGAAGATGCTCCCGAAAAGGTGGTGAAACGTACCATGAACCAGAACCGTGCAAACCGTCAGGCCGAAAAGCCTGCGCCCCGCGGCAAAAAGGCCGCACCGCGCAAGAAAAAGCGCACCATCTTCCTGCCGGCACTGTTCGGCGTTACCATTGCATTTGCACTGGCGTGCCTTGCGCTGTGCTGGATGATCCTGAACGATTCCTCCAACCTGATGAACAACAAGGCCGATATCACGCTGGGCGATTATATCGGCATGACGCAGGACGAGGCTGCTGCCACCGAGCAGGTGGTCTCCGGCCAGATCAGCGTTACCTGGGAGCAGGAGTACAACAGTAACTATGCGGCGGGCTATATCTATAAGCAGTCGCCGGTGTCCGGCCGCACGGTGCGCGAGGGCCAGAATGTGACCCTGACTGTGAGCCTTGGCACCCAGTACGTTACCGTGCCGGACCTGACCAACTATGTGCAGGCCGATGCAGAGCAGCAGCTCAAGGAGCTGGGTGTCTCGGTGCTGGTAACGCAGGCTGTGGATACCTCTGTGGCATCCGGCGCGGTGATCCGCACCGACCCGGCGGCGGGCAGTCAGGTGGCTGCAGGCAGCACTGTGGTGATGTATATCAGCCGCCCGCAGGTGGCAACCACCACCAAGGTGCCCTCGCTGACCGGCATGAGCACCGCTGATGCCCGCACCCTGCTGGTGCAGAACCATCTGGGCCTTGGCAGCCAGACCGAGCAGTACAGCGACCAGCCGGTGGGTACTGTCATCAGTCAGAACCCGGCGGCAGGCTCTACCACAAAGCTGAACGGCCGCGTGAACATTGTGGTAAGCGCAGGGCCGGAGCCTGCACCGGAACCGGAAGCACCCAGCGACAGCACCACCGGCGGCGACTGGTGGAGCGGCCTGTTTGGCAGCGGCTCCTCTTCTTCCAGCACCGAGACCGGCACCGAACAGGGCACAGCGGGCAGCGGCGACCCTTCGCAGAAACCGCTGACCGACTGGTGGTCCTCGCTGCTGAGCTGA
- the rsgA gene encoding ribosome small subunit-dependent GTPase A, whose protein sequence is MKGYITKGIGGFYYVKTPEGIVECKPRGIFRKQKITPVAGDEVTLETENGAAVIAEIAPRKNVFVRPPVANLDVLFLVASTTQPTPSTLVLDKLAAIAVDKGVQPVIVCTKGDLAEAEFLRKAYEKSTLPFIRIDYETGGGLDEVKQWISGRLCAFCGNSGVGKSTLLNHLLPEAERETSAISQKLGRGRHTTREVTIFEAFGGRIADTPGFASLEANRAGFIPKENLEHAFPEFGPYLGQCQFTGCSHRSEKGCAVRAALAEGRLSQTRYDSYCAMYEEVKDVKDWQRPKV, encoded by the coding sequence ATGAAGGGATATATCACAAAGGGCATCGGCGGCTTTTACTATGTAAAAACGCCGGAGGGCATTGTGGAGTGCAAGCCCCGCGGAATTTTCCGCAAACAGAAGATCACGCCGGTGGCGGGCGATGAGGTGACGCTGGAGACCGAGAACGGTGCAGCCGTCATTGCCGAGATCGCACCGCGCAAAAATGTGTTCGTGCGGCCTCCGGTGGCAAATCTGGATGTGCTGTTCCTTGTGGCCAGCACCACCCAGCCCACGCCCAGCACGCTGGTGCTGGATAAGCTTGCCGCCATTGCGGTGGACAAGGGCGTGCAGCCGGTGATCGTGTGCACCAAGGGCGACTTGGCCGAGGCGGAATTCCTGCGTAAGGCCTACGAAAAATCGACCCTGCCGTTCATCCGCATCGATTACGAGACCGGCGGCGGGCTGGACGAGGTGAAGCAGTGGATCAGCGGCAGGCTGTGTGCGTTCTGCGGCAACTCCGGCGTGGGAAAATCCACCCTTTTGAACCATCTGCTGCCGGAAGCAGAGCGCGAGACCAGTGCCATCAGCCAGAAGCTGGGCCGCGGCCGCCACACCACCCGTGAGGTGACGATCTTTGAAGCCTTTGGCGGGCGCATTGCGGATACGCCGGGCTTTGCCAGTCTGGAAGCGAACCGCGCCGGGTTCATCCCCAAGGAAAATCTGGAACATGCGTTCCCGGAGTTCGGGCCTTATCTGGGCCAGTGCCAGTTCACCGGCTGCTCCCACCGCAGCGAAAAAGGCTGTGCCGTGCGCGCCGCACTGGCCGAGGGCAGGCTCTCCCAGACCCGGTACGACAGCTACTGCGCCATGTACGAGGAAGTCAAGGACGTGAAGGATTGGCAACGCCCGAAAGTATAA
- a CDS encoding thiamine diphosphokinase gives MSRCVIISACPVSPELAEALRPDDFIIACDAGYRNCAPLGRRPNIIVGDFDTAPCPEQQDDDIIVLPHVKDDTDTEYAAKLVSEKGFDEVLLLGGLGGRRVEHTLANLCTGLGLEQRGVRTTLLDERSRITYVMPGETRRYPKEKYFFFSAFPMEGRAQGVCERGSYYELTDAELTASYPLGVSNEYAAGSDCITISTRSGALVVVETIAD, from the coding sequence ATGTCACGTTGTGTGATCATTTCGGCCTGCCCGGTTTCTCCGGAGCTGGCAGAGGCCCTGCGGCCGGACGACTTTATCATTGCCTGTGATGCAGGCTACCGCAACTGCGCACCTCTGGGGCGTAGACCCAACATCATCGTGGGTGACTTTGACACCGCCCCCTGCCCGGAACAGCAGGACGACGATATCATCGTGCTGCCCCATGTGAAGGACGATACCGACACCGAGTATGCTGCAAAGCTGGTCTCGGAAAAGGGCTTTGACGAGGTGCTGCTGCTGGGCGGCCTTGGCGGCAGACGGGTGGAGCACACCCTTGCAAACCTGTGCACCGGCCTTGGGCTGGAACAGCGCGGTGTGCGCACCACCCTGCTGGATGAGCGCAGCCGCATCACCTACGTGATGCCCGGCGAGACCCGCCGCTACCCGAAGGAGAAGTACTTTTTCTTCTCGGCCTTCCCGATGGAGGGCAGGGCGCAGGGCGTGTGCGAGCGCGGCTCCTACTATGAGCTGACCGATGCGGAGCTGACCGCCAGCTACCCGCTGGGCGTCAGCAACGAGTACGCTGCCGGGTCGGACTGCATCACCATCTCCACCCGCAGCGGTGCGCTGGTGGTGGTGGAGACCATCGCAGACTGA
- a CDS encoding cysteine desulfurase family protein, translated as MIYLDYSANTPVDEAVLQRFCEVERNCPGNANSRHAAGTAAKVAIDAATQSIARSLNVQPAEIIYTSGASEANNFAIKSIARLERHHGRHIISTPLEHSSVSGSLTALQEQGYEIDLVDIRQDGTVDLAHLKELLRPDTILVAVTAVDSELGVVQPVAEIAEMLKACPHCHFHVDATQAVGKLPVSFAGIDTMSLTAHKFYGLNGIGVLVKRRGLALEPLIHGGESTTIYRSGTPTVALACSLALALEKAVSELPARVEHIRALNARLRTGLAQYPKVRINSPDTAVPQILNLSVQNVKGTVFQRELDARGVCVSVKSACSSDGLPSRAVFAVSHDRRNALSSWRISLSHLTTEQEITDFMQAFDACYNALTQ; from the coding sequence ATGATCTATCTGGATTATTCTGCCAATACCCCGGTAGACGAAGCGGTTTTACAGCGCTTTTGCGAGGTGGAGCGCAATTGCCCGGGCAATGCCAATTCCCGCCACGCAGCAGGCACTGCCGCAAAAGTTGCCATCGATGCCGCCACCCAGAGCATTGCCCGCAGTCTGAATGTGCAGCCCGCCGAGATCATCTATACATCCGGTGCCAGCGAGGCCAACAACTTTGCCATCAAGAGCATCGCCCGGCTGGAGCGCCACCATGGCAGACACATCATTTCCACCCCGCTGGAGCATTCCTCGGTGAGCGGCAGCCTGACCGCCCTGCAGGAGCAGGGATACGAGATCGACCTTGTGGACATCCGGCAGGACGGCACGGTGGACCTTGCCCACCTGAAAGAACTGCTGCGCCCGGACACCATTCTGGTGGCCGTCACTGCCGTGGACAGTGAGCTGGGCGTGGTGCAGCCGGTGGCCGAGATCGCGGAAATGTTGAAGGCCTGCCCCCACTGCCACTTCCATGTGGATGCCACACAGGCCGTGGGCAAGCTGCCGGTCAGCTTTGCGGGCATCGACACCATGAGCCTGACCGCCCACAAGTTCTACGGGCTGAACGGCATCGGTGTGCTGGTCAAGCGGCGCGGCCTTGCGCTGGAGCCGCTCATCCATGGCGGCGAGAGCACCACCATCTACCGCAGCGGCACCCCCACCGTGGCGCTGGCCTGTTCGCTGGCGCTGGCGCTGGAAAAGGCAGTGAGCGAGCTGCCCGCCCGGGTGGAGCACATCCGCGCCCTGAACGCCCGCCTGCGCACCGGGCTTGCCCAATACCCCAAGGTGCGCATCAACAGCCCGGACACCGCCGTGCCGCAGATTTTAAACCTGAGCGTACAGAACGTGAAGGGCACCGTTTTCCAGCGGGAGCTGGATGCCAGGGGCGTATGCGTCTCGGTCAAATCGGCCTGCTCTTCGGACGGCCTGCCCTCCCGCGCCGTGTTTGCCGTGAGCCATGACCGGCGCAACGCGCTGTCCTCGTGGCGCATCAGCCTGAGCCACCTGACCACGGAACAGGAGATCACTGATTTTATGCAGGCGTTCGATGCCTGTTACAACGCCCTGACGCAATAA
- a CDS encoding uracil-xanthine permease family protein: protein MSEKIDYSKGIYDARQLGAGRMFILGVQHMFAMFGATVLVPLLTGLSVSTTLLCAGLGTLLFHLITKKKVPAFLGSSFAYLGGFSIVAPMLADADGNLTVANTKMLPYACAAVAFSGLVYLVASLLISTFGIRRIMKFFPPVVTGPIIISIGLILAPSAINNCQSNWILAFVALGVVIVCNIWGKGMVKILPILIGVLVSYAVALVTGAVDFQRISEAAWVGIPLHKEAMGLFAIDGSPEFISALFTIIPIALATMMEHVGDIAAISATVGHNYINDPGLNRTLLGDGLATTMAGLLGGPANTTYGENTGVLALSKIYDPLVIRIAAVLAIILSFSPKFEAVINTIPTGIIGGISFVLYGMISAIGVRNVVENRVDFTNSRNLIVAAVILVCALGFNSVGGVSFAVAGVTINLSGLAVAAIAGILLNAILPGNDYEFDAADGSEAATSSNLQV, encoded by the coding sequence ATGAGCGAAAAGATCGATTACTCCAAAGGCATTTACGACGCGCGCCAGCTGGGCGCAGGCCGCATGTTCATTCTGGGCGTGCAGCACATGTTTGCCATGTTCGGCGCAACGGTGCTGGTGCCGCTGCTCACCGGCCTGAGCGTTTCCACCACCCTGCTGTGCGCAGGTCTGGGCACCCTGCTGTTCCACCTCATTACCAAAAAGAAGGTGCCTGCATTCCTCGGCTCCTCCTTTGCGTATCTGGGCGGCTTCTCCATCGTGGCCCCCATGCTGGCAGATGCAGACGGCAACCTGACCGTTGCCAACACCAAGATGCTGCCCTACGCCTGCGCCGCCGTCGCATTTTCCGGTCTGGTGTATCTGGTGGCCAGCCTGCTGATCTCCACCTTCGGCATCCGCCGCATCATGAAATTCTTCCCGCCGGTGGTCACTGGCCCCATTATCATTTCCATCGGCCTGATCCTGGCCCCCTCTGCGATCAACAACTGCCAGTCCAACTGGATCCTGGCCTTTGTGGCACTGGGTGTCGTGATCGTGTGCAACATCTGGGGCAAGGGCATGGTCAAGATCCTGCCCATCCTCATCGGTGTTCTGGTGTCCTACGCAGTGGCACTGGTGACCGGTGCAGTGGACTTCCAGCGCATTTCTGAGGCTGCATGGGTGGGCATCCCTCTGCACAAGGAGGCCATGGGCCTGTTTGCCATCGACGGCAGCCCGGAGTTCATCAGCGCACTGTTCACCATCATCCCCATTGCACTGGCAACCATGATGGAGCATGTGGGCGATATCGCCGCCATCAGCGCAACCGTGGGCCACAACTATATCAACGACCCCGGCCTGAACCGCACCCTGCTGGGCGACGGCCTTGCAACCACCATGGCCGGCCTGCTGGGCGGCCCGGCCAACACCACCTACGGCGAGAACACCGGTGTGCTGGCTCTGAGCAAGATCTACGATCCGCTGGTCATCCGCATTGCGGCTGTGCTGGCCATCATCCTGAGCTTCAGCCCCAAGTTTGAGGCTGTCATCAACACCATCCCCACCGGCATCATCGGCGGCATCAGCTTTGTGCTGTATGGCATGATCTCCGCCATCGGTGTGCGCAACGTGGTGGAGAACCGCGTGGACTTTACCAACAGCCGCAACCTGATCGTGGCCGCTGTCATTCTGGTGTGCGCACTGGGCTTCAACTCTGTGGGCGGTGTCAGCTTTGCCGTTGCAGGTGTCACCATCAACCTGTCCGGTCTGGCTGTGGCCGCGATCGCAGGCATCCTGCTGAACGCTATCCTGCCCGGCAACGACTACGAGTTTGATGCTGCCGACGGCTCCGAAGCCGCTACCAGCAGCAACCTGCAGGTCTGA
- a CDS encoding NADH peroxidase, producing MKKYVCTVCGYIAEGEIPAQCPVCKAPASAFVEKTGNTYVTEHVVGIGKAEGVPQEIVDGLRANFEGECSEVGMYLAMARVAEREGYPEIAEAYKRYAYEEADHASRFAELLGEVVTDSTKKNLMMRAEAECGACAGKMDLAKKAKALNLDAIHDTVHEMAKDEARHGRGFEGLLKRYFNTEV from the coding sequence ATGAAGAAGTACGTTTGCACCGTTTGTGGTTATATTGCTGAAGGCGAGATCCCGGCACAGTGCCCCGTCTGCAAGGCTCCTGCTTCCGCTTTTGTGGAGAAGACCGGCAACACCTACGTCACCGAGCATGTTGTGGGCATCGGCAAGGCCGAGGGCGTGCCGCAGGAGATCGTGGATGGCCTGCGCGCAAACTTTGAGGGTGAGTGCAGCGAGGTCGGCATGTATCTGGCAATGGCTCGTGTGGCTGAGCGCGAGGGCTACCCCGAGATTGCTGAGGCTTACAAGCGTTATGCCTACGAGGAAGCAGACCACGCATCCCGCTTTGCAGAGCTGCTGGGCGAAGTTGTCACCGACAGCACCAAGAAGAACCTGATGATGCGTGCCGAGGCCGAGTGCGGCGCATGTGCAGGCAAGATGGATCTGGCCAAGAAGGCAAAGGCCCTGAATCTGGATGCCATCCACGACACCGTTCACGAGATGGCAAAGGACGAGGCCCGTCACGGCCGCGGCTTTGAGGGCCTGCTGAAGCGCTACTTCAACACCGAAGTCTGA
- a CDS encoding heparan-alpha-glucosaminide N-acetyltransferase codes for MENERRVQQKAPASRYALLDELRGLDLVSMMLYHACWDMMFLFGIWMDWYIGWPGRLWQQSICWVFILLSGFCVPLGHRTLKRGAQVFAAGALVTVVTLVFMPEDRVVFGVLTFLGSAMLLTGVLEPLLKKIPPAAGLAVSAVLFALTYHLDERWLGFGGLRLALPDAWYANYFTAFFGFLPFDFYSTDYFALLPWLFLFWAGYFLHGVVGRARMEPLRRSVCPALGWMGRHSLLLYLLHQPVIYGVLSAAAVLFA; via the coding sequence ATGGAAAACGAACGACGAGTGCAGCAAAAGGCCCCGGCGAGCCGCTACGCCCTGCTGGACGAACTGCGCGGACTGGATCTGGTCAGCATGATGCTGTACCATGCCTGCTGGGACATGATGTTCCTGTTCGGCATCTGGATGGACTGGTATATCGGCTGGCCGGGGCGGCTGTGGCAGCAGAGCATCTGCTGGGTGTTCATCCTGCTGTCCGGCTTCTGCGTGCCGCTGGGACACCGCACCCTGAAGCGCGGCGCACAGGTGTTTGCTGCCGGGGCACTGGTCACGGTGGTGACGCTGGTCTTCATGCCGGAGGACCGGGTGGTGTTCGGTGTGCTGACCTTTCTGGGCAGCGCCATGCTGCTCACCGGTGTGCTGGAACCGCTGCTGAAAAAGATCCCGCCCGCCGCAGGGCTGGCGGTTTCGGCGGTGCTGTTTGCACTGACTTATCATCTGGACGAGCGTTGGCTCGGCTTCGGCGGGCTGCGCCTTGCGTTGCCGGATGCATGGTACGCGAATTACTTTACAGCGTTTTTCGGCTTTCTGCCCTTCGATTTTTATTCCACCGATTATTTTGCCCTGCTGCCGTGGCTGTTTCTGTTCTGGGCAGGGTACTTTCTGCACGGCGTGGTGGGCCGGGCGCGGATGGAACCGTTGCGCCGTTCGGTCTGCCCGGCGCTGGGCTGGATGGGCCGGCACTCGCTTTTGCTGTATCTGCTGCACCAGCCGGTGATCTACGGCGTACTTTCAGCCGCGGCAGTTCTTTTTGCATAA
- a CDS encoding flavodoxin, translating to MSKVAVVFWSATGNTETMANCVAEGANGTIVPCSEMNAAKLAEFDAVAFGCPAMGAEQLEESEFEPMFSDLEGSLNGKKIALFGSYGWGDGQWMRDWVERAQGDGAQVLNGEGLICNEAPDDDVQAACRKLGADLAAW from the coding sequence ATGAGCAAAGTAGCAGTCGTATTCTGGAGCGCAACCGGCAACACTGAGACCATGGCAAACTGCGTGGCAGAGGGTGCAAACGGCACCATCGTGCCCTGCAGCGAGATGAACGCCGCAAAGCTGGCTGAGTTTGATGCAGTGGCTTTTGGCTGCCCCGCAATGGGTGCTGAGCAGCTGGAGGAGAGCGAGTTCGAGCCGATGTTCTCTGATCTGGAGGGTTCTCTGAACGGCAAGAAGATCGCCCTGTTCGGCTCCTACGGCTGGGGCGACGGCCAGTGGATGCGTGACTGGGTGGAGCGTGCTCAGGGCGACGGCGCACAGGTGCTGAACGGTGAGGGCCTGATCTGCAACGAGGCCCCGGACGATGATGTTCAGGCTGCATGCCGCAAGCTGGGTGCAGATCTGGCTGCATGGTAA
- a CDS encoding nitrous oxide-stimulated promoter family protein, which produces MQDTPKNLDQKRADEKMLVSEMIALYCRRQHKTPKGSLCPECRQLHDYALTRIDKCPFMETKTFCSACKVHCYKPEMREKIRAVMRWAGPRMLPVHPVLSIRHAAVTLRSKREAKKTG; this is translated from the coding sequence ATGCAGGATACCCCGAAGAACTTGGATCAGAAGCGCGCAGATGAAAAGATGCTGGTGAGCGAGATGATCGCTCTTTACTGCCGCAGGCAGCACAAAACACCCAAAGGCAGCCTGTGCCCGGAGTGCCGGCAGCTGCATGATTACGCCCTGACCCGCATTGACAAATGCCCGTTCATGGAGACCAAGACCTTCTGCTCGGCCTGCAAAGTGCACTGCTACAAGCCGGAAATGCGGGAGAAGATCCGCGCGGTGATGCGCTGGGCAGGCCCGCGGATGCTGCCGGTGCACCCGGTGCTTTCCATCCGGCATGCGGCAGTCACACTCCGGTCTAAGCGCGAAGCGAAAAAGACTGGCTGA
- a CDS encoding DUF1540 domain-containing protein gives MENIGVTCDVCECSHNVSGCKCDLPQIKVTEQCTCDTQQVETPHYCQSYEKK, from the coding sequence ATGGAAAACATCGGCGTTACCTGTGATGTCTGCGAGTGCAGCCACAATGTGAGCGGCTGCAAGTGCGACCTGCCCCAGATCAAAGTGACCGAGCAGTGCACCTGCGATACGCAGCAGGTGGAGACCCCGCACTACTGCCAGAGCTACGAGAAAAAGTAA
- a CDS encoding HAD family phosphatase, protein MYKSIVFDLGGVMVDFAPRAYLVDRICNEEIEEQVYDLTFGSEEWKQLDAGLVSRFDGNQAMLRNAKAAGREFEVQGVLDDWLHILRPRRRMQELVRRLKNHGYSVYYLSNIPEDVLALLKERGVLDRFDGGVASCEVHINKPDPRIYQALLDQYGLKASECVFIDDNLANVQAAFTLGFVGIRMKESVGTLIRSLATCNVALR, encoded by the coding sequence ATGTATAAAAGCATCGTGTTTGATCTGGGCGGTGTCATGGTGGATTTTGCCCCCCGCGCCTATCTGGTAGACCGCATTTGCAATGAAGAGATCGAGGAGCAGGTGTACGACCTGACCTTTGGCAGCGAGGAGTGGAAGCAGCTGGATGCGGGGCTTGTCTCCCGCTTTGACGGCAATCAGGCCATGCTGCGCAACGCCAAGGCCGCCGGGCGCGAGTTTGAGGTGCAGGGCGTGCTGGACGACTGGCTGCACATCCTGCGCCCGCGCCGCCGGATGCAGGAGCTGGTGCGCCGCCTGAAGAACCATGGCTACAGCGTGTACTATCTCAGCAACATCCCGGAGGACGTGCTGGCCCTGCTCAAGGAGCGCGGCGTGCTGGATCGCTTTGACGGCGGCGTAGCCTCCTGCGAGGTGCACATCAACAAGCCCGACCCCCGCATCTATCAGGCCCTGCTGGATCAATACGGCCTGAAGGCCAGCGAGTGCGTGTTCATCGACGACAATCTGGCCAATGTGCAGGCCGCATTCACGCTGGGCTTCGTGGGCATCCGGATGAAAGAGAGCGTGGGCACCCTGATCCGCAGCCTTGCCACCTGCAATGTGGCCCTGCGCTGA
- a CDS encoding PRC-barrel domain-containing protein, whose translation MTIRELCEKEVVQLEQGVCLGRADDLTFDPATARLQSLILLGRPRLFGLLGRDDSLTIPWQEIETIGTDAVLVHTALPEAPPQPEQLKWWQKLRVKLGL comes from the coding sequence TTGACCATCCGGGAACTGTGTGAAAAAGAGGTGGTGCAGCTGGAGCAGGGGGTCTGCCTTGGCCGGGCCGACGACCTGACCTTTGACCCTGCCACCGCCCGGCTGCAGAGCCTGATCCTGCTGGGACGGCCAAGGCTGTTCGGATTGCTTGGCCGGGACGATAGCCTGACCATTCCATGGCAGGAGATCGAGACCATTGGCACGGATGCGGTGCTGGTGCACACGGCCCTGCCGGAAGCACCGCCGCAGCCGGAACAGCTCAAATGGTGGCAAAAGCTGCGCGTGAAGCTGGGTTTGTAA